The Oleispira antarctica RB-8 genome contains the following window.
AGACGTGCACCCTTGTAAGAATGCACCTATTAACAATAAAACGATCAGCCTATATTTCATTATTGACCCTAATCCACTATATTATTATTATTATTATTATTATTATTATTATTATTATTATTATTATTATTATTATTATTATTATTGTTATTGTTATTTATCATCAGCAAGTTTACTCAACCGAGCAACCACATCTGCTGAAGCGCGAAAGCGAAACAAAGCCCCTTCTTCATCAGCGCGCTCTTCAAGCACTTCGCAAGAGGTAAAAATCTCGCCACGCAACGCCTGAGCCGACCAAGGTAAAAAAATCTCGGACTCAATTAGATCCTTTTGGAAAACCTGCACAATCGATTGATGCAAATTCGCTATATCGTCCTCACGGCGCGCGCTAAGAACAATACACCCTGGATATTTAGCTTCTAGCTCTGCAGTACGCTCTTCTTCTGAGGCCGCATCGGGCAGATAGTCAATTTTATTGAATACCCGAATGCGCGGCACAACATCGGCACCAATCTCGGCCAATACTTTATCGGTTACTGCAAGCTGCGCTTCAAACCCTGGGTCGCCTGCATCAATAACGTGCAGCAACAACGATGCGCTAAGCGCTTCGTCTAACGTTGACTTAAACGAGGCTACAAGCCCGTGGGGGAGATTTTTAATAAAACCAACCGTATCGCTCACCAATACCTTCGGCACACTGGGCGGTATCAAAGTACGCACCTTAGTATCCAACGTGGCAAACAATTTATTAGCCACTAAAATTTCTTTGCCGGTCAATGCGCGCATCAAGGTAGATTTACCCGCATTGGTATAACCGACTAACGCCACCTGTGATACACCCGACTGTTGCAGACGCAATGCACGCTGGGTATCGCGCGCCGCCTCCATGGCATCAATTTCTTTTTGTAATTCAGCAATACGATCACGAACCTTTTGACTATCTGTCTGGGCGCGTGACTGCCCAGTACCCCGTCCGCCAGTACCGCTACGCTGTCTTCCTGAAGGCCCCTCGCGCTTGGCTGCTTCACGCAAACGCGGTGCCATATAGGTTAGACGTGCTATCTCAACTTGTACCTTAGCGGCATGAGAACTGGCATTTCGATGAAAAATCTCGAGAATCACCACCGTGCGGTCCATTACCTCGCAATCAACTTCATTTTCGAGATTGAGTGACTGCGACGGCGAGATTTCATGATCGACTAAAATAAATTCTATTGGGTTATTAGCCGCCTGCGGATCAGTACGCGCCAACCTAGCCGAATCAGCCTTGTCGCTCTCTAAGAATTGTCGTATTTCCTCACGTTTACCCACACCCATATACGCTGTGGAATCGAAAGCCGAGCGCTTTTGAGTAAATTGACCCACCACCTCTAGCCCTAACGTTTTTGCCAGATCAGCCAATTCAGCCAACGACGACTCGAATTCAACATCGCTAACATTGTCTAATTGCACGGCGACGATCAGCGCACGCGGAATATGTTGTTTTTCGGGATTTGACATAGGGTGACTTCTCATGGGGTAAGGGCGCAGACTTTTAAAAATAGCGTCATACATAGTGCAGTGTACACCGCATCTTAGGCGAGCACCTAAATGTAGACGCAATCGCCCTTTTTAAGGACTATCTAAAATAAGTACGCAGCACGAAAACTCAAGTTAAAAGTGAATGTCCGACATTTTTATTTATACGAAATGTCAGCAAGTTCAACCTGCTGACAGATTATTTAAATACACAGTGCTATCTACTGGATGCTAATCGTGTAGATAACGAGGCGGTAGGAAAACCACATTAAAGTCAGCCATCCCTTACGCCTTCTTTCTAAATTTATTTACACACTAACGGAGTTTTTCAAGGTAGTTGTCGTGCTTAAAGCATGAGCGCAGTTTTTTCGCGTCCAATGCCTTTACTTGTTAAGTTTTTCCAATGCTCAAACAACATCGGGGTTATTTCCTGTTTGAATCATGACACTTGGATATTCTCGGGCTCTAAATTCAAATACCACCATTCCACCTGAAGCGATCCAATCATCAGATGCTCTATCAGCTGGTATTTTAGAAACCGTATACTCAAGCCCATATTTATTTATTGCTTCAATCGCATTGGGGCTAAGTCCTTCACAATCATTCGAGTCAATTAAGAATGGATCGTCAAATTTCGAGTCGAACAATAGTCTTCGCCAAGAAGATACCTGACTTAAATCTATTATCTCCATCTCAAGCCAATAGCGATGAAGCTTCTTATTGATTCTACGTTTTCTCATATGAATTTATAAACTTAACGCTAAGCTAAGCGAGAAAATACAGTTAGGCTAAACTGCGCGGAGCGCGAGCCAACTGTAATTTTTCCGTTTAAGCGCCTTGTGTACGCCCAGCATGGGCATGAACTAATGAGGTGAAAGTCCTCTGTAGGAAGGTCACCATCCTTAGCGATTTTAATACCGCTATTAGATGTTAACTACTAGCGAATGGCAAGGGCTTAACTGCGAAGTTGGGTCTGGAGGGCGTAGCGCCGTGAATACCTACAACGGCTGGGATGGCGCTAGCAAAACTGCGAGCTGATGAACAAAAACATCATATGAGGCGTAGGCTGGAGGCGAGTTGGCACAAGACGACGAAGCCATGTGATCTAACGGCCACCGTAAATGATGCAGTTGCGCAGGGAAAGTTCATGTCCTTATCTGGGGAGATCTGCTTAACACGCGATCGGAAACTTAAACAGTTCTAAGCTACTGATTTAAACAGGCTTGGCAAACAGAATTCATCAAACTGTTTGAGCAAATACGATGAAACCGATAGCGCTGATATGGGTAACTATATCGGTGATTAAGCAGAAGTCAGCAGACGGCATAGTAGCCAAATGCACAGCGTAATGGCTGGGACACGGTGAAGGCCTGAACATTTAGAATAAAGGAGGAGCCTTGTCAGATTTGAACACACGAATACCGTCCGGTAATGACGTGACTCAGCATTTTAGCTTGCAGCCATCCTTTAGCGAAAATCTATTCGAACGCACTTTGCAGCGAGAAAATATTCAAGCTGCTTGGAAACGTGTTCGAGCTAACAAAGGAGCCGCTGGCCTCGATGGAATGACCATCGAAGAGTTTCCTGACTGGGTAAAATCTGGTCAATGGGAACGAGTGACGCAAGAACTTAGATCAGGTATTTATAAACCTGATCCTGTTCGTCGCGTAGAAATTGAAAAGCCTGACGGTGGTATTCGTCAGCTTGGCATTCCTACGATTAAAGACCGCGTCATTCAGCAAGCGATTGCTCAAATACTCACGCCGATTTTTGATCCTACATTTTCCAATAATAGTTTTGGATTCAGACCGAACAGAAATGGGCAGCAAGCCGCTAAACAAGTACAAAGTATCATCAAGGAAGGCCGACGCTTTGCGGTTGATGTTGATCTGTCAAAGTTCTTTGATCGGGTTAATCATGATTTATTAATGACGCACCTAAGCTATAAAGTGAAGGACAAAGAGTTATTAAAATTGATTGCTAAATATTTGCGTGCAGGAGTTCTTTTAAATAGAAAGGGAGATAAGAATCACTTTGTAGAAAGCCGAGAAGGTGTTCCACAAGGTGGCCCACTATCACCTCTGCTCGCGAATATTATGCTCGATCCACTCGATAAAGAATTAGAAAGACGAGGTCATAAGTTTGCTCGCTATGCTGACGACTTTACCATTTTGGTGAAAAGTAAGCGTGCTGGCGAACGTATCCTTAACAGCATTTCAAACTACTTAGAGCGTCGATTAAAATTAATCGTTAACAGTGATAAAAGTCGAGTAGTTAAAACTTCAGAAAGTAAATTTCTTGGTTTCACTTTTCGATCAGGACGAATTCAAATTCATCCGAAAACACTGCACCGATTTAAGGAACAAGTACGACGTTTAACCAATCGTAATTGGGGCGTGTCGATGCGCTATCAGCTCTTTAAAACCAGTCAATATTTACGAGGCTGGATTAATTATTTTGGTATCGCTAATTGCTATCAACTCTGCATGGATCTAGATCATTGGATTCGACGTAGGGTGCGAATGGCTTATTGGCGACAGTGGCGAAAGCCGCGTACTAAAGTAAGAAATTTAATGAGACTAGGCGTTCGCGTTCAGGTTGCCGTTGGGTGTGGCATTACAAGTAAAGGCCCATGGCGTAGCTCTAAAACTCCGGGGATTAATCAGGCATTATCAAATGCTTATTTAAAAACTGAAGGATTATATTCGTTGCGCGATGGATGGATTAAGCTTCACCATTCTAAGTGAAACGCCCTGTGCGGATCCGCATGCAGGGTGTTGTGGGGGCTGGAGGTTAGATACCTCCGGCTACCCGATTATGAATACTTTTTAAGCACGGTATCTTTGCAGTTTTTAAAAAGTTCTTTAGCTAATTCAGGTACTGCTATAGAAGGATTAAATGTAGAATCTAATGTACCCAGAGGGTTTTGCATGTGACCAACCACAAAGTCCATTTCCATACTTAATAAGTATAAGGCTTTCAGTGAGCTATGAAAATCTAATTCAAACTCCTCAGATCTTTTATCTTGTTTTTTAATAACTGCATACGGATCAGAACCGTTAAGTTCTTCAGATTTATTATGGACAAGCTTGTTTCTTGCGGAGACTAAAATTTTGAGAGCGTTGTATGCTGCACCTGATTTATCGAGACTCCTTTCACAAACTAATCTTGGTATTATGATCCATTTAGAAACTAAATCTAAACTAGCCAAATGTTGTTGGTAATATTTATCTCCAAGATGCTTACCAGCATAATTATTTATGGCTGATTCAATAGACATAGCAGCAAAAACAATAGCTTTGAGTGCAAAAGCCTTTGCTTTATTTTCTAGTTCATATATTTCGTTATCATCAAGAGAAAATTGATCAATAGCTAGAACTTCTAAGCAGCTACAAAATTCTGTTTCAGCGATTTTAAAATAGGTTCCATACAAAACATTAGTTCTTGCAGAGGATTCTCTAGGATGAGGTATATGGTTATGCTGACCGTTCACAAGACTTCCCTGTATTCATAACGAGGGTGTAGAAAAATACGATATTTAGACATGCTTCCCTACTCCTCAAAAATTCCGTTTAATTTGCTCTGTTTTATTGAGCTTTATAATATATAAAGTGATATTCGAGCATATCGCTCATATTGTCAAACATGAGTTCAGACAGCTCTAGAATCGACTGCTCAGAGCCCCTGATAACACTTACTAGGCCCAACTCTCTACTTCACTATTCTTCCAAAGCTTCTCTATATTGTGCACCATGCAGTACATTAGCCACTGCGCGGTCGCTTTAGCTTCACCACGTAAGCCTATTCGGTTCAAACCTTTGTTACTTGTAATGTTTCCGAAGACAGGCTCAATCGTCCACATTCTTCGGCTGTACATACGACGACCTTCAGGACTATCAATTTTCTGTTTCATTAGATCCAGGCACGTTATTTTCTCCTGCCCATCATTTAAAAATGATACTTGCCTTCCTTTTTCTTTGACTGGATTTCTCATGCACTTCGATTGCATGCTGCAATTTCGACAATCTTCTAGCTCTCCACGAAAGCGAGTATAAAATCCTTTTACGCCTTCATAATCATCACCTAAAAACTTCAACTCTTTTCCCGCTGGACATATACAGGTGTTACTAGAAAAGCTAACTTTAAATTCTGAGCTATGCATAGCCATATTAGTTTTTGCTTTATCTTTCCGGGTTTTTTTCCTTAACTCTTTGTGCTTCTTATAAAAGTCAGAATCAGAGAACACAGGATTACGTTTTCTAAACTGATTATCAGGGACCACAGCATTAATCTTTTCATCAAACAAATACTGCATCGTAGCTTCACTTGAAAAACCAGTATCAGCAGTGAGAACTAAAGACGGCTTGAAAATACCATCACCAAAGTTCTTCTTAATACCTTCAACCATGGGTTTTAATGTAGCCTGCTCTTGCCCCATACCAAAAGCTTGTGCATGAACAATGACCTGATGCTTTTCATCTGCAGCAGTTACGCAAGCCATTCCCTGAATCGTTCCTTTACTCGTTGTCATTTTTGCAGATTGATTATCCGTAATATTGCTTTGTACTTCTTGCTTGCGCCTTCCTTGTCCCATACGAGGTTCATTCGTTGATAAGAAATCATCTATTTTCTTTGCGTTTTTCATCAAAGTGTCGATAGTCTGTTGTTGATCAGCTGCGATATTATTGCCACCTCTTTTATCTGAATCATTCGACAAGTGTTTATCGATAATCTTTTGGGCAGCCTCTTTCAGTTTATCTGATTTTTTGCGGAGTTCTTTGTGTGTGCCGCTCCATTGCTTTGAAGCATTCGTCGGTAACTTACAACCATCAATCGCAAAATGCTCTTTACCGATTAATCCACTCTGGTCACAAATAAGAAGTACCTTATGAAATAAACGACTCATTGCTTCACAATTTGAGCTCACGAAGTTAGCAATCGTTGTGAAG
Protein-coding sequences here:
- a CDS encoding GTP-binding protein — its product is MSNPEKQHIPRALIVAVQLDNVSDVEFESSLAELADLAKTLGLEVVGQFTQKRSAFDSTAYMGVGKREEIRQFLESDKADSARLARTDPQAANNPIEFILVDHEISPSQSLNLENEVDCEVMDRTVVILEIFHRNASSHAAKVQVEIARLTYMAPRLREAAKREGPSGRQRSGTGGRGTGQSRAQTDSQKVRDRIAELQKEIDAMEAARDTQRALRLQQSGVSQVALVGYTNAGKSTLMRALTGKEILVANKLFATLDTKVRTLIPPSVPKVLVSDTVGFIKNLPHGLVASFKSTLDEALSASLLLHVIDAGDPGFEAQLAVTDKVLAEIGADVVPRIRVFNKIDYLPDAASEEERTAELEAKYPGCIVLSARREDDIANLHQSIVQVFQKDLIESEIFLPWSAQALRGEIFTSCEVLEERADEEGALFRFRASADVVARLSKLADDK
- a CDS encoding RNA-directed DNA polymerase (Reverse transcriptase), msDNA; translated protein: MSDLNTRIPSGNDVTQHFSLQPSFSENLFERTLQRENIQAAWKRVRANKGAAGLDGMTIEEFPDWVKSGQWERVTQELRSGIYKPDPVRRVEIEKPDGGIRQLGIPTIKDRVIQQAIAQILTPIFDPTFSNNSFGFRPNRNGQQAAKQVQSIIKEGRRFAVDVDLSKFFDRVNHDLLMTHLSYKVKDKELLKLIAKYLRAGVLLNRKGDKNHFVESREGVPQGGPLSPLLANIMLDPLDKELERRGHKFARYADDFTILVKSKRAGERILNSISNYLERRLKLIVNSDKSRVVKTSESKFLGFTFRSGRIQIHPKTLHRFKEQVRRLTNRNWGVSMRYQLFKTSQYLRGWINYFGIANCYQLCMDLDHWIRRRVRMAYWRQWRKPRTKVRNLMRLGVRVQVAVGCGITSKGPWRSSKTPGINQALSNAYLKTEGLYSLRDGWIKLHHSK
- a CDS encoding Transposase, IS4 family, with the protein product MSNFLDDNLNQSVFFDINYLEVLGSNTFEYCLYHLLENDEIVSDFYARYKNKNVGRKAYPPALLLRVIFYAYYRGHTSSRVIERLCKTDLKFIALAAGRQPHFTTIANFVSSNCEAMSRLFHKVLLICDQSGLIGKEHFAIDGCKLPTNASKQWSGTHKELRKKSDKLKEAAQKIIDKHLSNDSDKRGGNNIAADQQQTIDTLMKNAKKIDDFLSTNEPRMGQGRRKQEVQSNITDNQSAKMTTSKGTIQGMACVTAADEKHQVIVHAQAFGMGQEQATLKPMVEGIKKNFGDGIFKPSLVLTADTGFSSEATMQYLFDEKINAVVPDNQFRKRNPVFSDSDFYKKHKELRKKTRKDKAKTNMAMHSSEFKVSFSSNTCICPAGKELKFLGDDYEGVKGFYTRFRGELEDCRNCSMQSKCMRNPVKEKGRQVSFLNDGQEKITCLDLMKQKIDSPEGRRMYSRRMWTIEPVFGNITSNKGLNRIGLRGEAKATAQWLMYCMVHNIEKLWKNSEVESWA